The window CGTGACCGATGGTTCCAACGTTGACGTGGGGTTTAGATCGTTCAAACTTTTGTTTCGCCATAGGTATCCTCCTCTAGCTGATACAAGCTCTAACTCATCAGGTGTTTTTTATCATCACTTACAACCACAGTGATCTTTACATTATTATACTTGAAATATCAAAGTCCAGAAAGTATTTCCTTTTCCTAGTTTTTATCTTTCACAAATTATCTTTGTCAACCGATTCATTGGTTAGAATTGCATTAATCGATAAATAAAAAATGGAGCCTACGGCCGGGATTGAACCGGCGACCTCATCCTTACCAAGGATGCGCTCCACCACTGAGCTACGCAGGCTACATAGGGATTTTCTGGTGGGGAGGGAAGGATTTGAACCTTCGAAGGCGTTCAGCCGGCGGATCTACAGTCCGCTCCTTTTGGCCACTTAGGTACCTCCCCATTTCTGGAGCCGGTGATCCGACTCGAACGGACGACCTGCTGATTACAAGTCAGCTGCTCTACCAGCTGAGCTACACCGGCAAACCGGCTGCTTCCGGTTATGCCTGAATAAATATATCCAAAGGTTGAGTTGATGTCAAGGGTAAGAAACAAAAAATCTATTTATTTTTATAAAGATAAGCCCTGCAACAGCTTTGATACTTAAACAATTGATAAGTGCAACATCGACCAAGAAACCCACCTGCTCAAGCTGATAATTATTAGAAAAAATTTTAAAGATAAATCCCTTAATGTTCTTTTTTTATTATTATACAACCTTAAAACAATATTCATTAAATGATATAATAATTTGAATAATATTACCGGAAAGGGGATTTCTATGAACCAGCCTAAGGTAGCTTGTGTTCAATTTAAACCGGTATTGGGTAACGTTAAAAGGAATTTAGAAACTATTAGCAATTTTATCGAAAAAGGAAAAGAACTCAAAGTTGATATTATGGTTTTTCCAGAGCTTTGTGTTCAGGGATATGATCCTAAATTAGTAGCATCCAAAGCAGAAGCACAGGGTGGCAACTCATTTCAACTCCTCAGCGAAGCCAGTAAATTTTCCGGAATTTATTTGGTTGTCGGTATTGCCGAAAGATTAAAAGATAAACTATTCAACTCTTCAGTTTTGTTTTATCCCGATGGAAAAATCGGAGTATATCGAAAAGTCCACCTTTGGTCAACAGAGGCTGAAATTTTTACTCATGGTAGTGATTATCCAGTTTTTGATACAGAATTCGGCAAAATAGCAATGTGGATCTGTTACGATACTCGTTTCCCCGAAGTTGCTCGAATTTTAGCTCTTAAAGGAGCCCGTATTGCTCTGGTCCCTACCGCTTGGTTGGCACGAGATATCGAACACTGGAAATTATCAGTTTGTTCACGGGCTTTGGATAACTTTATGTATGTTTGTGGAGCTGACGAAATTCTCCAAACTGAATACCATCAATCCCATGGAGCAAGTATAATCGTTAATCCTCACGGACAAATCATCAGCCAAGCCAATCTCATGGAGGAAATGGTTATATCCTCAACTATCGACCTAAGTAGCGTAGATGAATTACGGCATCTGATACCGGTTTTTGAGGATCGGCAAAAAAGTACTTATAACCGCCTGTACACTTAAAATAATAAACTATACACCTATTCGTAAACCAATCCTTCATCAAGCATAATAAGATAATTGTTTATAGGAACATAATTAGCTATCGAATTTCCTGAACCCAGAGCGTAACCTCCCGTATTTTGACACTTTTGCAGGATCAATCGAACATAGTTACGGAGCTCCAATTCATTGCATCGAACTAATTTGTCCAAATCCACGCCGCCGAGGACACCAGTTCGCGATCCATATTCCTTTTTATATTTAACCACTGATATTACTTCTTCCTGAAACGAATGAAAAGCGTCAATGCCCACCCAGTTAATAAGGTCATCCATAATGGGTTTTAATTGCCCACAGGAATGAAGGAAGTAGATTTTCCCTTTCAAATGAGCCAATTCACAAACTTTTTTATGCCAGGGAAGGACGTATTTTTTTAAAAAAGCCGGAGATAGCATGGTTGAAGTTTTAAATCCCATATCATCACCTTGAAAAAATCCACCAATCCCTTCTAAGTCGGAAAGTCGAAGATAAAAGCGATACATAATATTGCCCACTTTTTCAAATACCGCCTCGACCAAATCCGGCTCATCGAATAACAAATAACTCATATTCTCAATTCCCAATAAATTTTCACTCACTACTTCTAACAATCCACTACTTCCGGCAACTAAAAGCTTCATCCCTTCAGGCATTTCTTCTTGAGCAAGAAGATAAGGTGACAAATCAATATCTTCAGGATCTGGCCAGGGGTAGTTTTCAAAATTCTCCCAATTGGCTATAATCCCTTTCTTCTCTTCTACCCAGTTCCTGGCTCCCCTCGACAAATAAGCTGTATCATCGGTTTTTCTCATCTGTGATGGAAACTCCAAACCAATTCCAGGTATATCGATAATCATGGTGTAATCATAGCCCATTCGATACCACCAGTTAACATATTGTTGGATATACTGCCTTTGAGTTTGAGAAGTGAGTGGTACCATTTCTTCTAAAAAATATTTCTGACTGATTGCCGAGATAATTTCCTGATCAATCAATAGTTCAACTTGATGAACTTTAGCCGGTTTTCTTTTCTTGGTAACAACCTCGATAAATTGTTGAAAATCCGGCTGAGCTTCTTTCTTTTGAATAAACTCAATAATTCTCATGAAAACTTTTCCTTTATAATTTAAAAATTAATGCCATTTTTTGGATTTTACTTTCTAATTCATCACAACCAACCAATAACCGGTGACGCCAATTCGGATATTCGTTAATGGTTCCCGGTATATTCAGTTGAACATCACTTTCTATTAAATCATCCAAATTGACAATTTTCAATGTCGAAGAAGTTTTAGATAGATAGAGAAGGATAGCTTCAAGTAAATCCTCAAAGGTATCAGTTTCCCGCCAATACCCCCACTCCATTAGCTTACTTTTTATTCCTTGTATTCTATGTTGGCGAATCTGATATTGTTCAGCCGCTTCCTCCGGAGTAAATAAATTTAATTTTTCTCTTAAATCGATATCTTTCCCTTCTAAAAATGCTTTCAAGGGAGGCATATCGTGGGTTCCAATAGTCACCATGGTTTCCCTTGGATAACATTCTGGCGCTGGGATAAAACCCTTATGGTCACTCTCAAAATAGAGGACTCGAGTAGAAAGAATTTTATAAGCTTTCATGGCTTCTCTTACCTGAGGAGGAACTGTCCCCAAGTCTTCGCCTATAACAATTACTTGTCGACGATGGCTTTCGAGAGCAACAATTCCTAATAAGTCCTGGAAAAAAGATCGAACATAGGTCCCATGTTTTGGATCACATCCTTCGGGAATCCAAAATAAACGATACAATCCCATAATATGATCGATGCGAAGAAAAGAACAGTATTTCATATTCGCTTGAATAAGTGATATAAAATGAGAGTAATGTTTCTCCCTATCCTTCCATGGGTTCACCGGTGGAAATCCCCAGTTCTGACCAGCCGGAGAAAAATCATCGGGGGGAGCTCCGACTCGCTGAGAAAATACAAATAGGTCCTGATTAAGCCATGACTCAATACCGGTTGGTGAAGTTCCCACTGGCAGGTCAAAAGCCAGCATATTCGACGACTGAAAATAGGTTTTCAGATAGATCTCCATGAGCCACTGTAAAAACAAAAAATAATTAACTTCCTCATGATTTTTATTAATAAATTGAGCGATAGCCTCTTCATCGCCTCTCTGAAAATCCTGAGGCCAAGATCGAAAATCCCAACCCTGCTTTAAAGCATAAGCCTGGAAAAAGGCCGAATGAATAATTCGCTTGCCCCCATCGGTTAAAAAATCAGAAAAACTTTTCTTACTCAGAGAGGACGGTTTAATTGCTTTTTTTTGCCAAATTTGAAAAAAATTGCGAAGAATTTGATCTTTCCCCTTCCATGCGGATTCGTAATCCAGAAGTGACCTATTCTGAGAAGATTGATCGTTTAAAAGTGAACAAAATTCTGTTGAATTATGCTCAAGGTTTATTTCTAATATTTGGGCAATCCATTCCAGGGGAAGATAGATTGGATTCCACTCTAACCGATCCATGGGATAATACGGACTTGTTCCATAAGGCATTCGATTTTCTAAGAGATGGATGGGAAGAATCCCTAAAAAATTGCCGCCGTATTTCTGAAGGAGATCGCTCACTAATCTCAGATCTTGCAAGTCTCCTATTCCCTGCTTTCTTCTGGTATTGAGTGAATAAACGGCTAGGTTCAAGCCCCAAAAATTTTTTTCTTCGGGTAGATAACAATATTTTGGAGTAAAGATGAAATAGCTTTTCAGATATAAAGTATTCAATGTGGTTCGAATTTCAAAATTGAGTGGATAATATCCCCACTCCAAATCCAATGGAAGTGGAAAGCTCCATTTATGGTTTTCAACTCGGAAGGGAATTTCCAAGATAACATTTTCCCGAGCGAGAAAGAGTGATCCTGAAAGCCAATTCAATTGAGGAACAAAAGCAATCTCTCGAGTTGAGGTAACAATAACTGGTGGAATAGGAAAGGCTATTTCTTCTTTCTTTCGATGGATGTTTTCCACCCAACCTGAACGATTTTGGGGATATTCACCGAAAGAACCAAGTAGGTTTACTAAAACTTCATCTTCAATTTGAATATGACTTCCATGAATATCATAATAATTAGTTTCAATTCCATATAATTCAGCCAATTTTCTCAATTCGTTCATGAAATCCCACCTTTCACTCTTTCACCTTTCATGATACACTACCTCGAAAATGGAATGAATACCTACCAAAAGTTTTTCTGTTTTTTAGTTCATTAATGGTGGCTAAGTCTCCAAACTAACTAAATTAATCTTATTATAATAACAAACTGTTTTTAAACTTAGATTTGCTGGTAGGAAAAGAGGATGTTTTGTGGATTTCGCTATTGCACTACTACATGGAACAGTTGACCTTTTCGTTGAATTCCTTTCACCGATTAGTCCCTATTTGATTAAAACCTATTCAATTCAAGCTCGAACCATTGCTATGCTCATTGCATCAATAATGTTGATGACGGCCTTAAGCCAAATCCTTTTTGCTATGGTTTTACCAAGGATAAAAAAACAATGGTTCTTGCTTTATGGAATTGTTGCTTTTGTAGTACTTCCTACTTCACTATTTTCTCTAAAAATGAACATTGTTGGATTGTACCTGGTATTTTTTACGGTTTTTTTGGCCAATGCTGCCTACCATCCTTTTGGTACAGCTTTGGCCAATCGCAATCAAAGCTCCAAAACGGTTACCTCTTTTGTGTCGGGAGGCATTATCGGAGGGGCTTTAGGTCCAATTTTTATTACCTGGTGGGTTGGAAGCGTTGGGCTCAATAAAATTATCTTTTTTAATCTTTTAATTTTTATTATTCTTCAACCGATTCTTTTGAAGGTAAAAAGGAATTTCACACCTATCACCAAACATCCAAATTTTTCTTGGAAGTCATTTCCAATTCTCATCCCAATTTGGATCATGGTTGGTTTAAGAACTTTCTATATGTCTTCTCTCCACACCTATTCACCAATGTATAGCAACCTTCGGGGGTATAGTCTTATTATTGGTGGATCCCTTCTCTCTCTTGGCTTGGTTTCAGGCCTGCTTTTCAATATCCTTGGTTCTCGATTTCGGATTCGATTCAACAATTGGCTAGTCAATGTGGTATCTTTTGCTGGAATGGGACTCTTTTTAAACATTTTTGTTCAGATCGAATCTCTCGCCTTATTTATACTCTTCTATGTTCTTTCTGATTCATTCATGTTTTTCTCCATGAGTTCAAATGTCATTGAAGCCCAAAAAATGCTCCCTGGACATCCGGCTTTCGCTGCATCGGTATCAATGGGAGTAGCTTGGGCAACTGGATATTTACTTCATTTGGGCTATTCGTCTTTCTTTGGAAATCAGGTTGGTTTTGTCCTCAATAGTATCGGAATTTTCTCTCTTATCACAGCAGGATGTTTACTGATATTCTCTCGTTACTTTGGGAGAGCACCAAAAGAATCATGAAAAAAAGGTTTTTTCTATTTCGGTATTTTTCCACTCAATTTTTAATTTTAATGTTGGTTGCCTTTGTTGCCAATTTTACCTACATATCAACTTCAATTCTTTTTGCTCTTTTTGCCAAAAAAATTGGTCTTAATGTTACCGAAACTGGAATTGTCATTTCAGCTTTAACCTTAGGTGCCCTAATTGGTGGACCAATCTGGGGTAAGTTTGTTGATCGAACCGGAAAAAGGAAAATTACCATTCTCATCAGTATGATTGGTCAAGGTGTTTTTTGTCTTATCACTCCTTTTATTTCTGGATTTTTTCCTTTATTGATGGTGAGGTTTGGTTTTGGTTGGTTTTGGGTGGCTCAAACACCAATTGTGAATGAAATCATAATCAAAAAGCGAAATATCGAAGCCAAAAATCGTGAACTGAGTTGGATTAATATCATACGTGGAGTCAGCTATTCCATTGCTATGCTCATTTCTGGTTATCTCAGCGATTTCGATCCTACCTGGAATTTTTACCTAGCAGGTATCGTTTCTTTAGCTATTATTTATCCAATTCTTCTTTTAAAGAAAGTTGATGGATTAAGGAGCCAAGAAGAAGGTTTAAAAATCGATGGGAAGTGGATATTAAGATGGAAAAACTTTCTTTTTTATCTCCCAATTTTCCTTCGATCTACAGCTGTAAATGGGCTTTCTTTTTTTATTCCACTGTTTTGGAAGGAAAAAGGTCTTTCGGCAGCTTTTATAGGTATGGTTTTAGGGGCATCTAACTTAATTCAACTGATGTTTTTTCCGATAGTGGGGAAAACCTGTTCTCGGAAAATGAAAAATATCCCATCATTAATTCTGTTTGGATATGCATTAACTATTATTCCTTTTATCGTTGCTCCCTTTCTCTATCGCGGGATATCGGTCTTCGTCCCTCAATCGGTTCTAAGTATCAGTTGGGTATTTTTCTATATTGCCACCACTCTCCTGCTGGGGGAAATAGCTCCCTATTCCCAGAGAACCGAAGCCTTAGGGTGGATGGAAACCGCTTTCAACTTAGGAGGAACCATCGGACCCATTACCTTTTCTTTCATTCTTGCTGTAAGCAGCAACAACTACCCGCTTTCTTTTTTAAGTTTTTCTCTGCTGGTTTTTTCGGCTTTGATTATTTTTTCTTCCTATGAGAGGAAATATCATCATAGATAAAGTATCGTTCAGATTAAAATTTACGACTGATTCTTAAAAAAATTGGTTCGACCTAAAGCTTGTTTAATAACAATAGCAATTACTCCTCCTACTAAAGCAGTAATCAGTTGAGGAAATTGCATCATTTTTGCAACTGGAGGAGGGACGCTTACTAAAAAAGCCACTGATTGAGAAAGCACTAAATACTTAGCAATAGACCCAATAACAATGCCCAATCCCAGGAAACCAATATTATTTTCTCTTCTTGTGGTAATCAAGAAAAAGACAATCACTATTGTTACATTCCCTAACATAATGAAAGGGATCATCGGTCCCATGGGAGCGGGTAAAATACCCCGAGAAAAAGCTACCCAAGGTGTAAATAAACCAATAACCATTCCACTTGAAACTCCAACCACCATAGTTGCTAGCAGTAAAAAGGCATTGACCAGTGGCCCAGTTATAAATTGCGGTAAACCAAGCAATTGGATAACTAACGTGAGAGCAAAAAGGACTGCCGTTCGGCTCACCCATCGAATCATTGATTGAGAGGTACTTTTCATATTTTTTATTTTCTCCTCCCGGTTTGGATTATTTTAATTTTCTCATTCAGGTGTCGAATGTCATCCCGTAACTCTAAATATAACCGATACCAGGGAAGAAGACTCTCCCTTAAGTCGGGATCCGGTTCATAGATTTTTGCTAAATGAAAGGTTTTCCGATAGGCATCTTCCGGTTCTTTATACAATCCCGATGCAATTCCAGCCAAAATTGCTGCCCCTTTACAGCTTCCTTCTTTATCCTGGGGAACTAAAATTTTTTCATTTAACACTGCTGCCTTGACCTTCATCCAAAAATCGTTTTGAGTACCTCCTCCAACATTGGTCACTCGTTCAACACGAATATTTAAATTTTGCGCCATAATATCCCATAAGTCTTTATATTCAAAGCCCAGACTGATAATCAAGGATTTCGTCAGGTCAGCTTTTTCCATCTTCCCTTCCAAATTTATAAAAGCGCCGCGTGCACCGTCATAATCAGCCCCCAATAGGTATGGGAAAAAAAGGCTAATCTCTTTCGGAATATCTTGAGGCATTTCTTTTAAATATTGGTACTTTTCGTTAATCAGCTTTAAAAACCACTCCAAAGAATATCCTCCGCTGTAAATTCCACTCATTCCATAATAGCGTTCTGGTATGGCATGATGTCCCCAGCTAAAAGAGCGTTTAAGCTGAGAAAAATCTATATGAGGGATGGCATCTAATGCCATAGTGAGATTTTCAGTGGTACCGGTTGAAATAAGAACCTGGCCCTGTTTAAATACTCCCACTGCGACTGCTGCACACAAGTGGTCATGCCCACCGGTAACCACTTGAAGGTTCTCCGGTAATCCGGTAAAACGGGCGATATCTTTTTGGATTGTACCTAAAACTATCCCCGATGGAGTGAGTTGGGACATTTTTTCAAGAGGTACTCCAATGATATCCAGTAATTCTTGAGACCATTGTCGGTTATTCTGATCAAAAAACATGGTTCGTGAAGCCAAAGAATAATCAAAAGATAGCACTCCAGAAAGAGCAGCTAAAATATATCCTGACATCGAAGTCCAACATCGAACTGATTGGAAAACTTTTGGCTCAACTTCTCGATGCCATACGAGCTTATAAAAAGAGTATTTTGATTGAGGCGACAAACCAGTTAATCGATAGATCTTCTCATTGTTGATGATGCCCTTCATTTCTTGGAAAATGAAATCAGTTCGGGTGTCAAACCAGGCCGGACTCTTGGTAATCGGCTGAAGGGACTGATCCAAACCAACCATCACTTCAGCAAAGCTTGATATGCTCAGAGCAACG is drawn from Candidatus Atribacteria bacterium ADurb.Bin276 and contains these coding sequences:
- a CDS encoding Major Facilitator Superfamily protein; its protein translation is MDFAIALLHGTVDLFVEFLSPISPYLIKTYSIQARTIAMLIASIMLMTALSQILFAMVLPRIKKQWFLLYGIVAFVVLPTSLFSLKMNIVGLYLVFFTVFLANAAYHPFGTALANRNQSSKTVTSFVSGGIIGGALGPIFITWWVGSVGLNKIIFFNLLIFIILQPILLKVKRNFTPITKHPNFSWKSFPILIPIWIMVGLRTFYMSSLHTYSPMYSNLRGYSLIIGGSLLSLGLVSGLLFNILGSRFRIRFNNWLVNVVSFAGMGLFLNIFVQIESLALFILFYVLSDSFMFFSMSSNVIEAQKMLPGHPAFAASVSMGVAWATGYLLHLGYSSFFGNQVGFVLNSIGIFSLITAGCLLIFSRYFGRAPKES
- a CDS encoding 2-oxoglutaramate amidase, with protein sequence MNQPKVACVQFKPVLGNVKRNLETISNFIEKGKELKVDIMVFPELCVQGYDPKLVASKAEAQGGNSFQLLSEASKFSGIYLVVGIAERLKDKLFNSSVLFYPDGKIGVYRKVHLWSTEAEIFTHGSDYPVFDTEFGKIAMWICYDTRFPEVARILALKGARIALVPTAWLARDIEHWKLSVCSRALDNFMYVCGADEILQTEYHQSHGASIIVNPHGQIISQANLMEEMVISSTIDLSSVDELRHLIPVFEDRQKSTYNRLYT
- a CDS encoding putative 3-hydroxyphenylpropionic transporter MhpT; the protein is MKKRFFLFRYFSTQFLILMLVAFVANFTYISTSILFALFAKKIGLNVTETGIVISALTLGALIGGPIWGKFVDRTGKRKITILISMIGQGVFCLITPFISGFFPLLMVRFGFGWFWVAQTPIVNEIIIKKRNIEAKNRELSWINIIRGVSYSIAMLISGYLSDFDPTWNFYLAGIVSLAIIYPILLLKKVDGLRSQEEGLKIDGKWILRWKNFLFYLPIFLRSTAVNGLSFFIPLFWKEKGLSAAFIGMVLGASNLIQLMFFPIVGKTCSRKMKNIPSLILFGYALTIIPFIVAPFLYRGISVFVPQSVLSISWVFFYIATTLLLGEIAPYSQRTEALGWMETAFNLGGTIGPITFSFILAVSSNNYPLSFLSFSLLVFSALIIFSSYERKYHHR
- a CDS encoding methylcobalamin:coenzyme M methyltransferase, producing the protein MRIIEFIQKKEAQPDFQQFIEVVTKKRKPAKVHQVELLIDQEIISAISQKYFLEEMVPLTSQTQRQYIQQYVNWWYRMGYDYTMIIDIPGIGLEFPSQMRKTDDTAYLSRGARNWVEEKKGIIANWENFENYPWPDPEDIDLSPYLLAQEEMPEGMKLLVAGSSGLLEVVSENLLGIENMSYLLFDEPDLVEAVFEKVGNIMYRFYLRLSDLEGIGGFFQGDDMGFKTSTMLSPAFLKKYVLPWHKKVCELAHLKGKIYFLHSCGQLKPIMDDLINWVGIDAFHSFQEEVISVVKYKKEYGSRTGVLGGVDLDKLVRCNELELRNYVRLILQKCQNTGGYALGSGNSIANYVPINNYLIMLDEGLVYE
- the malQ gene encoding 4-alpha-glucanotransferase; this translates as MNELRKLAELYGIETNYYDIHGSHIQIEDEVLVNLLGSFGEYPQNRSGWVENIHRKKEEIAFPIPPVIVTSTREIAFVPQLNWLSGSLFLARENVILEIPFRVENHKWSFPLPLDLEWGYYPLNFEIRTTLNTLYLKSYFIFTPKYCYLPEEKNFWGLNLAVYSLNTRRKQGIGDLQDLRLVSDLLQKYGGNFLGILPIHLLENRMPYGTSPYYPMDRLEWNPIYLPLEWIAQILEINLEHNSTEFCSLLNDQSSQNRSLLDYESAWKGKDQILRNFFQIWQKKAIKPSSLSKKSFSDFLTDGGKRIIHSAFFQAYALKQGWDFRSWPQDFQRGDEEAIAQFINKNHEEVNYFLFLQWLMEIYLKTYFQSSNMLAFDLPVGTSPTGIESWLNQDLFVFSQRVGAPPDDFSPAGQNWGFPPVNPWKDREKHYSHFISLIQANMKYCSFLRIDHIMGLYRLFWIPEGCDPKHGTYVRSFFQDLLGIVALESHRRQVIVIGEDLGTVPPQVREAMKAYKILSTRVLYFESDHKGFIPAPECYPRETMVTIGTHDMPPLKAFLEGKDIDLREKLNLFTPEEAAEQYQIRQHRIQGIKSKLMEWGYWRETDTFEDLLEAILLYLSKTSSTLKIVNLDDLIESDVQLNIPGTINEYPNWRHRLLVGCDELESKIQKMALIFKL
- the xylB_9 gene encoding Xylulose kinase encodes the protein MAHLLGIDIGTTNTKIIIFSENGDIIEERAFPTPFISDEYGGCYQPQEVLNALLENLKGFSSDAKKEVVALSISSFAEVMVGLDQSLQPITKSPAWFDTRTDFIFQEMKGIINNEKIYRLTGLSPQSKYSFYKLVWHREVEPKVFQSVRCWTSMSGYILAALSGVLSFDYSLASRTMFFDQNNRQWSQELLDIIGVPLEKMSQLTPSGIVLGTIQKDIARFTGLPENLQVVTGGHDHLCAAVAVGVFKQGQVLISTGTTENLTMALDAIPHIDFSQLKRSFSWGHHAIPERYYGMSGIYSGGYSLEWFLKLINEKYQYLKEMPQDIPKEISLFFPYLLGADYDGARGAFINLEGKMEKADLTKSLIISLGFEYKDLWDIMAQNLNIRVERVTNVGGGTQNDFWMKVKAAVLNEKILVPQDKEGSCKGAAILAGIASGLYKEPEDAYRKTFHLAKIYEPDPDLRESLLPWYRLYLELRDDIRHLNEKIKIIQTGRRK